The Neoarius graeffei isolate fNeoGra1 chromosome 1, fNeoGra1.pri, whole genome shotgun sequence region GAGCATTCTGGATTTGGGTTTATCCAAAACATAACAGTGCTCATAACCCTAAGACCACtatcccaacagtgaaacatggtggtggtaggatcgtgTTGTGGGGATGCATTTCATTAATCATGGAATGGGAAGCTGGTGAGGCAAGACAGATCGAggcaaatacagggcaatcctagggggaaaaaaaaccctgttccAATCTACAAGAGACTAGAGATTGGACTGGAGGACAACGGCTCTAAGCGAAGCaaagttacactggagtggtttatatCCAATAACCTGAATGAGTTACATTAGGCCAGCCAAAGCCCATGCATCAGTCTCATTCAGAATCTGTGGAAAGACTTGAAAACTGCTCTTCACTAACAGTCTCTTTCCAATCTGATAGAACTTGAGCAATTTTGCCAAAAAGCAAAATGGCAAAAATATCAAAATCCAGAGATGCAAAACCAAGAGACATATCCTAGAAGACTTTGACTGACCGAGGACTGACCCAgggaaataaatagataaataaatactcCTGCAACCACAAATGTCAGCTTTTCTGTTTAATTAACCTTTGTGTTATGAACAAAATATTTTGCACCTTCAAATGTTAGACaaattatgtaaatcaaatggtaaaaTTCCCAGCTAAGTCCATTTCATCTCTAGGTTGTAATCATTACAAAATGGGAAACAGTTCAAGCGAATGAAAAGATATTCAAGACACTGTAGAGGGATTGTTTTAACATTTCTTTACATTAATTAGGCTACTACATCAGCAGGTTGGATTCAGTTAGACTAAATATTACGACTTATGCATCCCCAGTCACATGACCCCACCATGTCCTAAGAAATCTGGTTACAAACAGATCACCAGAAGTACCGGTACATGACTGATACGAAGCCTGATTTTCACTCAAATCATCAACTCTGAATGTTACAGGCCAACCATCTTACTCAAAAAACAGAGCATTTATACAGTTTACAGTGTctttaacagatttttttttgaacGTTCCTTTTTTCTAAGTGTAACTTAAAGGGTATTCAGGAAAACCTGACAGAACTACCATCGCTGGTTTACTGCTGACTTACCCGTGAGTCGAGGTTGAAGGCCGTCTTCTTCAGATCCTGCAGTGCTCGCTGCATGAATTCAAAGGCATGGCAGTCCACACACGGCCGACCTGACACAGGAGCAAAGGCTCATTAACTCAACCAGGTTTGTCTTTCCCCATGTGTTCATTTTTCCCCGTGTGCGTGTAGAAAAATAACAGTTCCTTTGTACCAGTGGACCAGACTTTATGAATCACCAAAGCAATATCCAAATTAGCCAACCATGACTCTGTCATTGGTACTCTCTAAAATGACTCCCTGTTTTTTATTTAAGTACAGTAAATATGTTTAATGCCCTACGTAGTGCACTACATGTCCAATCAGGATTCAGATTTGGACAGTACATCTGTGTACAGCAATAAGAGTAGAAGAATTGTGAATATGGCCAGAGGACTTGGGGAAGTcacggcctaatggttagcaaagcaggtttgggaccaaaaggttgcttattcaagtccctagaccagcagaaatggctgaaatgcccttgtgcaaggtgcctaacccataCTGTTAATGTAATGAAACAGTGTCGAACTGCTGAATCTGATTGCTCGGGAGGTGTTAGTTATTTTCCCACAATAGCGTCATCTGTAATTCAAGCGGCACCATGATGAACAGGCAGTATGTAGCGATTGATGAACTTCTGTCATTTGTGCTACAGTTTTTTCTTCACTTCGGTTGACGGTTTTGTTTCAAAACCCACTGCCATCATGACATTCATTTGGTTTTGGATTAAATTGAGCCATTAAATGCTTACCAGTGAGCTAAAGCATGGCAACCAGGTCCACAGCACTATCACAGGTGTGGATGTGAGAATAAAAGTGGTGAAGATGACCATGAAAAAcagacagcccacccaactcgagTCACTGAATATCCGTGGCAACAACATCCACTACTTCATCCTGCCTGGCAGCCTTCCCCTCGACACCCTGCTGGTGGATATCGAGCCCAAAATCAAGTCGAAGAAGAGGGAGGCAGTGGCTGATCATGCACAAAGAAAAGGAAGAGGACAAGGACATGGAAGAGTCGGACCAAGGAGACGAATCATTTAAGCCACACTCATTTTTCCAGTGTatacaggattttttttcccccatttggaAATATTGATGAATTTCTCTTTTGtacattaaagctagacagcctttcgatttcataaaactggtgaaatttagttccctctgaaatttggtcaatgtgatacatgtttatttctgtaacgtcTCACaagatatcaggccattctgtggctgggaagttatttaatttgaagggatttccGAGCAAATAatctgcatgaaatcgcttgcttcgcgcagtcaagcagacagaggaagtccgtgtgcgcatgcgcacctttgaccgtgcactgacagttccatcattttgtccctaaacaaacagctgatcacaccgaggtgctcgctgaccgccgatatttatgagtttggccctgcgtttcctttccttcgcaacgtcttttttcttcttgctttccgttactgtagtcggtctttcacgtttcattcacacactcatgtcctcaatttttctctcctgtttcaaatttgtatcccacaatgccttgcacgaacggggaaagcccaccacgtgatgcatgacgtagtatcttgtattgcatcatggtctcatctcactatctctagccgctttatcctgtcctacagggtcgcaggcaagctggagcctatcccagctgactacgagcgaaaggtggggtacaccctggacaagtcgccaggtcatcacagggctgacacagacacagacaaccattcacactcacattcacacctacgctcaatttagagtcaccagttaacctaacctgcatgtctttggactgtgggggaaaccggagcacccggaggaaacccacgcagacaacatacaaactacagaaaggccctcatcagccgctgggctcaaacccagggccttcttgcaatgaggcgacagtgctaaccactacaccaccgtgctgcccttatttaattctatttttattctattatacgtttattttacttttttttaacctAGTCTACACTTACCTATATTTTACTCTGTACTTGAGCTGCTGTAACATCTGAATTTCCCCCCATGGGGCCCAATAAAGTAACATCTTATGTTAAACATAGATAGAGCACCTTTTAAAAAATGACATACATATCCTTTTTAAATGACTTAAAAAGCTAAATGAACTGACTATAAAGTCATTTTAGAGTAAATATTTAATGGTACAAAATACATGTAACTTTCCAGGTAAAAGAgacatccaaagacatgcggtgaggttaatatggggcagccatggcccggaggtttggctgaagtgcccttgagcaaggtacctaatcccaactgctccctgaatagctgcccactgctctgggtatgtatgtgtactcactgcttcagatgggttaaatgcagaggaggaatttcactgtgcttgagtgtacgtgtgataagtaaaggcttcttgtcttgtCTATAAAGTTACATCATGTCCAGTTTATCTGACAAAGAGTTCTAAGGCTTAAaggttagggaagcagctttgagaccaaaaggtcaccagtttgattccctggagcagcaggaatggctgagcaaggcaccaaacccccagttGCTCCCCAGGCGGCTTTGGGTccattgtacatcgctctggataagagcgtctgctacagtgctgagcgtaaatgagtgcaccccctttgaaaagtaacattttaaacaatatctcaatgaacacaatttccaaaatgttgacaagacaaagtttaatataacatctgtttaacttatagcaggaaagtaaggttaataatataaacttggattacacatttttcagttttactcaaattagggtggtgcaaaaatgagtgcaccccacaataaaaactactacatctagtactttgtatggcctccatgatttttaatgacagcaccacgtcttctaggcatggaatgaacaagttggcgacattttgcaacatcaatctttttccattcttcaacaatgatctcttttagtggctggatgctggatggagagtgatgctcaacttgtctcttcagaattccccataggcgttcgattgggttcagatcaggagacatacttggccactgaatcactttcaccctgttcttcttcagaaatccaacagtggccttaaggcccggtcccactggccgatggacacaaaacgtatgcaaaaaggacacagcggacgagcaaaatttcgggggtggctctatccgttttcatccgctccagaaatggacaaaatttgcgaaaacagaacggaaaagaacggtcgtgggtagtatatagcggggatgttaaacgcatgttcataggaagcctagcggatggaagtggatgacagctccgaaggggttaccggtgataactgagaagcggacgcatagcagaaagagcggatgcatagcggaagaaggggatgcatcacgtacgcctaacggaaacaaaggggatgttgcgcggatgtatatcggatgcagaccgattgtccgctaggtgtccttatacatactctagacatactccagacatcctaaatatacgagatacatcccagatataaacgctttgtccgttttgaatactttatatacgagatgcatacgcttacatcctttctatttccgtgctactaacaatgaatagacgtttcatgtaccttatctttcctccctctttccgttttcagctgcagcggatgtgagttgcgaggatgcccagaggatgcagagaggatacagcagacgtttaacggatgataacggacatagaacgtttgttgctcgtatatgtcgcggatttacatcgtacacagcggaaagttcatccgttctaaaagttttgtgcagctcaaaactttttgcgcggatgaaatcacagtggacggatgctcgatggatagagcgtatgaagcacgtatgcaatgagtacacaacggatgcatagcgttttccaacggatggcaaagatttttttacgttttacatcctctttgcatccgtaagtgcagtgggaccgggcctttagatatgtgtttagtcatgttggaaaagtgcatgacgaccaagggcacgaagtgatggtagcatcttctctttcagtatagagcaatacatctgtgaattcatgatgccatcaatgaaatgcagctccccgacaccagcagcactcatgcagccccacataaggacgctgccaccaccatgtttcactgtaggcaccatgcatttttctttgtattcctcacctttgcgacgccatacagttttgaagccatcagttccaaaaacatttatctcggtctcatcactccagagtatagagtcccagtagtcttcatctttgtcagcacgggccctggcaaactctaggtgggcttttttgtgcctgggctttaggagaggcttctttcgtggacggcatccatgcatgccattcctctgcagtgtacaccgtattgtgtcacgggaaatagtcacccagtttggctttctacttctttagataactgcagtgaacttgcatgccgattttcttcaacccttctcatcagaagacgctcctgtcgaggtgttaacttccgtggacgacctggacgtctctgtgagatggttgcagttccatctttcttaaatttttgtaccacttttgccacagtattctgactgataagtaaagctttgctgatcttcttgtagtcttcacctttgtggtgtaaagaaattattttctttctcaggtcttgtgtcatttctcttccatgtggttCCATTactgacagcatgaaatggggaggggttttctttaagtaacacccttttatagtcaactgtctgatggacacctgtgtaatgactaattagactcacctgtgattgtattcttgttaaattagacatttgtagtcgACAATTTAGCTTcgctccagagactttcagtggggtgtactcatttttgcaccaccctaatttgagtaaaactgaaaaatgtgtaatctaagttatattattaaccttactttcacgttataagttaaaacagatgttatattaaactttgtcttgtcaacattttggaaactgtttgtgtccattgagatattgtttaaaatgttacttttcaaagggggcgtATTCATTTACGCCGAGCACTGTAAATGCCTGTAAAGTAACGTGATGTAAAATTAGGACTGGAAGTAGGCTAGCTGTTGATGTGGGAGGATGGTCCCCTGATTTTTAACTGGTGTATAAGATAAAGgaagcattaaaggagaactgaaggcaaattttttattatcaaaattctatatcagtcaatatgtcaaagcaacagccgtaaatgagattcgctgagacctgtgcgagacatcataggacggaagtaaaacgtacagcggaaatcaaagtgaccaacatctgctaacattgtcaaaagatgcgtgcgccctttttcgaatgctgacgtaatcaagccggaagttttccttgtgtccaaaatcactccctactcactatatagtggggacgccattttgtagtgctgtccgaaaccttagtgaggattatgtgggaaatgcgctcagtataatatgtatttatcacaaaaatacacgcatgtatttattattctgaaaacccaccagctgcctgatctggcacgttttaattgtgcggcagtaatgacgtaaataccagcgtgacggactcgttcttatcctgtcgtctttccaactcttttctactccatgttggttcaaagtcgtatggaataatctccatgtcacgtacgcgagggaggcagatgtatatgcagaagtatagagttTAATAaaatgcagaatatatatacagtgaggcaATATATGCACAGGCAaataatccaaaatggcaggctagatCACAAACGAGAATActggcaaaagggtcggtcgaggcgcaaacagtacatcaaaggctaagcgaggacaagaacaagaaacaggaaatcaagacaaggggtataaaggctcggtaatgcgtattgTAATACTTCgcaatgcaaatgcatcagcacagtccttaaataggcaaacacatagttccttaattgagctcaggtgcgccttggtCACGGCAcgtgtgctggagtccactcggcgcgccttcaggtgcccgcgccacagcgcgcaggactgaagctccatcactgatgaagctggcaaatcttgaaataatctaaattggaatgatatggtgatctggctgctgtgtaaacagttttcaaaatggcggcgctgacacttcacgtttgaagtctcgcacaagtctcatgaagatcgcacgataagcgatgcctgccatagaccaaacaaactacattcaacatggctaaaaaccgaaaaggctgataagtagaATATAATacaccaatacgagtcacgatataaggttactaaaactgaaaacgtaattgaagaacacattaattaagaaattaagcaagtttaaaaataacttcagttcccctttaagtacaCTTTCTATCTCCATGTTATGTGGTAATGTAAGAACTGCACACCCTATTGAGTCAGTTCTATTGGTCTAATCATGAACACGTGTAAAGGCAGACAGGGCAGTCAGAAAGAGAGGGTTTTttttgctttatatatatatatatatatatatatatatatatatgactctgggcggcacagtggtgtagtggttagcgctgtcgcctcacagcaagaaggtcctgggtttgagcccagcggccagcgagggcctttctgtgtggagtttgcttgttctccccgtgtctgcgtgaatttcctccgggtgctccgctttcccccaggagacatgcaggttaggctaataggccatttgcaggaattggtcatgtgtcaattttccccatagcaacaagcccatggtgggcaagctaaACTGATAACCATAAGAGAGTTTGACTGgcaatgcgaagcaatccatttctataatagctgtttttaccttttctactgtcttttttgacccgaattttcatgtgtacttgaaaaaagtttgtggttttaacttctgtcataagttaaagcaaatcattggccgtaaaagagagttttttggactcaagttggttgcTGCCGAAAGAAATTGACGCgcgaaatggcggatttctcaggtataACTTAAAatgtctccttttctacctttatcattcggTTAAtttgtgaagattcttgaaaagaaATAGATACGTCTGTAGACGTGTTTTTAGCCGATAAGAAGTAGATTTATTCTGCAGTGATTCACTTTAACTTATGACAGAAGTTAAACCACAaattttttccaagtacacacgaaaattcaggttaaaaaaaaataataataaataaataaataaataaataaaaacagtagaaaaggtaaaaacagctattatagaaatggattgcttcacgtcaccagtcaaactcttatggttgtcaaggaatgtcaagttagcttgcccaccacaggcttgttgctatggggaaaattgaaacGTGACCAATTCCTACAAATGGCCtataggtggctctaaattgaccatgagtgtgaatggatgtgtgtctctatgtgtcggccctgtgatgatctggcgacttgtccagggtgtaccccacttctcacccattgtcagctgggataggctccagcttgcctgcgaccctgtagaacaagataagtggctacaaataatggagggATGGATAGATGGGCTTataggtggctccaaattgaccgtaggtgtgaatagttgtttgtctctgtgtcagccctgcgataacctggcaacttgtccagggtgtaccccgcctctcacccgtagtcagctgggataggctccagcttgcctgcgaccctgtagaacagaataagtggctacaaataatggatgggcctataggtgactctaaattgaccgtaggtgtgaatgtgagtgtgaatggttgtttgtctctgtgtcagccctgtgatgacctgacgacttgtccagggtgtaccccgcctttcgcccgtagtcagctgggataggatccagcttgcccacgaccctgtagaacagaataagcggctacaaataatggatggatggatggatgggcctataggtggctctaaattgaccgtaggtgagaatcatgggcgattgctctaagacaacgagggaggctcagcctcctctaaaaatgatgaacatcgtgtaggatgaattgcgctaggcttatgttatagccgaccttataacattgctatttcagatccagaatcatagaaatacatgtgctcaacccaactacagtgcgaaatcattccgttataactttccccagttcgcctaatgtgtgcatgagtttttccccctcgtgacagcgcaatgcagcccagcctcagtggacttcaatggcatttgggagctatgcgctttcaatatcaaaatgcaagatgataactggacaaatactgtgaaaacgcccgccccacggactcccagcctcagtggacttcaatggcatttgggagctatgcgctttcaatatcaaaatgcaagacgattattggacaaatactgcgaaaatgcccgcccacggactcccagcctcacagtgggagggacatggcagtttccgcgaggagactggtgattggtgaaagcggccggatattttctttgattgacagctcgtttcaactatagacaggcagcggtgaatttcagttcagtcccatgcggattcgcaagtgctgtggtgtattgtaagagatcagtttacatttcgatttcattcattacatacagtttctaccagcttttttagtttgtatatattttcattgtaaataaagtgtaaatatagtgttgtcaagtttgctatcttagttccagaaatttcgtttatttgagtgactgaacttgaacttgagggggctagtcagctagcaagaaagctgcgcacggatgccaagcattgctgatttaattttggcaaagccatttgccagtcttcctttcgaggaaaaaattaaaattaaagagcagggtagaccaacgcctcaaattgacttggtgaaaaaggtagggaataatactcgttcctttcagctctcctggtacgagaaagtgaattggctaacagcaagtgacccacatcaacaacagtaaataggctactttagtaatatgtcatggatggaccaaaaatatagaatctatttaaaatgtttatgctgagtatattatattggaatatatatttttctggatatgaattaaacaggggcggcacggtggtgtagtggttagcgctgttgcctcacagcaagaaggtcctgggttcgagccccggggccggcgagggcctttctgtgtggagtttgcatgttctccccgtgtccacgtgggtttcctccgggtgctccggtttcccccacagtccaaagacatgcaggttaggttaactggtgactctaaattgaccgtaggtgtgagtgtgaatggttgtctgtgtctatgtgtcagccctgtgatgacctggcgacttgtccagggtgtaccccgcctctcgcccgtagtcagctgggataggctccagcttgcctgcgaccctgtagaacaggataaagtggctagagataatgagatgagatgaattaaacacagctacaatttggaaaacatttttaaacaaaaacacagccgagaacatttcacactacagacctggattaaaagtgaagggttatcaaaattgtcaataaaacatttctcagtcaaaataagtaaaatatagggaaagtgtcattgaatgaaatgtgtggcacccagctctatgtttggctccccaaggtcagtgcttgtgcctattccagaacactctgctgttactgctgaggttcctgacaaagagctgctttcaataatgatcaatttttaaacaacatgccacaattttaaaatataaaatgttaaaatataccccccatcatgtatattggacagtaggctaatgggccaaaagaacctgttatttcacagcttgtgaccctgccaacaatcagccacatcagaggcaagagtatgggcaaaattgatgtgatgtgtttttttttcttttaaaatctggaaatatcgtaaccgaccagcctcccctgtttgaaaaactaccagccgccactggtgtgaatggttctttgtctctatgtgtcagccctgtgatgacctggcgacttgtccagggtgtaccccgcctttcgcccgtagtcagctgggataggctccagcttgcccgcgaccctgtagaacaggataagcggctacaaataatggatgggcctataggtggctctaaattgaccgtaggtgtggatgtgagtgtgaatggttggttgtctctgtgtgagccctgtgatgacctggcgacttgtccagggtgcaccccgcctctcacccatagtcagcagggataggctccagcccgcctgcgaccctgtagaacaggataagcggcaatagatgatggatggatggatggatatcttacTCTCAGCAGGAATAACAGTGCCAGAGTCAGGCTCTGCGTTAATCAGCTGAACCGCCAGCAGCATCAGTAAAACACAACTCGACCTCATCATGTCTCTCACCAGTGGCCTGCAAAACACCAGTCAAACCCTCAGAGCCTCACTTTCACTTTCACACCTCATTATTCATGCACATACTGAATAACAGCATCCATCTTATCCGGATCAGATGTgctgatatctctctctctctctctctctctctctcacacacacacacacacacacagctgtcagTGTTTCTCTCTGACATAaacataacatatatatatatatatatatatatatatatatatatatatatatgcagcagATTAAAAAAATAAGCTATTTAATTATAAACTCTGCACACACTAACGTTACTATTATCTCATTTCTAACTAAAAGAGTCCCGAGATACGAACCAGCCCGGGGGATTAGCGCTGCACTCCAGCTGTGTGGGTATAAAGCTGCTCCAGCTGCCTCTTCTGCAGACCGACAGTACAATATGGAGCCTTATGTTTTATTCAACAGCCTGGTGGCGTCCTGCGCTCTGATTCGTCCGCTGTGGTCACGTGGGTGTCAGAGCCGCCCATCTTGGTGTTGAGCCTGTTCCAGCTTGGCTGTTTTCTCCCTCTGCAATAATAACCTCATAAATCAGGAGAACCTTGCTGTGGATGAGCCACATAATCTAAAATGAATAATTAACATTttgttatgattattattattaagaaacgCGTCACTGAATAAAGAAAATCTATATTCGTTGGTAAGGTGAGGATTTTACATTTATAGGAGCCTCTAGTGGCAATCTTTATTTAAGCATGGCCAGAGGTGAAGATGTTTGCAGGATGAAAGACTTTTTACTCTTTCTTGGGAACCAGATACATCTTTATTTTGGTCTTATTCACTTCAAGAGAAAGTAAGGGAACGTGTATTTATAGCAGCTATGAGATGAACTTTCACAAACTGAAATGGAAttagaaatggataaaaagtaaatGAACtgacaatacattttaaatatagaccgcctttcagatttttcaagtggaggtcataaaaagaattttccccgacacccagttattttcgtttagtggaccgaaagcgactgaattcaaatcacagacttccagttttattagtttttggattttttttttaaatagaacaattaatgaatttagggggtgatacggtggtgtagtggttagcgctgtcacctcacagcaagaaggtcccggttcgagccccgtggccagcgagggcctttctgtgtggagtttgcatgttctccctgtgggtttcctccgggtgctccggtttcctccaaagacatgcaggttaggttaactggtgactctaaattgaccgtaggtgtgaatgggagtgtgaatggttgtctgtgtctatgtgtcggccctgtgatgacctggcgacttgtccagggtgtaccccgcctttcacccgtagtcagctgggataggctccagcttgcctgcgaccctgtagaacaggttaagcggctacagataatgagatgaatttagggccacatggccttaaattctcagctattttttcctgcttcaccatgacccaattcaggatactatgtcatgcatcacgaggTGGGGGTTcctcgttcgcgcaaggcattgtgtgatacacatttgaaacaggagagaaaaatggaggacgtgagtgtgcgaatgaaacgtgaaagaccgactacagtaacggaaagcgagaagaaaagacgttatgttgcgaaggaaaggaaacgcaggaccaaactaataaatatcagcggtcagcgagcacctcggtgtgatcagctgttcatttagcgacagaatgatgtaactgtcagtgcacggtcaaaggtaaacctgtagatggcagtaatgcaacactgtggatcccagctgctgtaaaacccaaaagaagaagaagaagaagaagaaggtaaacctgtgcatgcacacatggac contains the following coding sequences:
- the nicol1 gene encoding neuropeptide-like protein C4orf48 homolog; translation: MMRSSCVLLMLLAVQLINAEPDSGTVIPAESRPCVDCHAFEFMQRALQDLKKTAFNLDSRTENLVLRAERRALCDCIPISTLN